From a region of the Rhinopithecus roxellana isolate Shanxi Qingling chromosome 8, ASM756505v1, whole genome shotgun sequence genome:
- the DUSP23 gene encoding dual specificity protein phosphatase 23 has product MGVQPPNFSWVLPGRLAGLALPRLPAHYQFLLDLGVRHLVSLTERGPPHSDSCPGLTLHRLRIPDFCPPAPDQIDRFVQIVDEANARGEAVGVHCALGFGRTGTMLACYLVKEQGLAAGDAIAEIRRLRPGSIETYEQEKAVFQFYQRTK; this is encoded by the exons ATGGGCGTGCAGCCCCCCAACTTCTCCTGGGTGCTCCCGGGCCGGCTGGCGGGGCTGGCGCTGCCGCGGCTCCCCGCCCACTACCAGTTTCTGTTGGACCTGGGCGTGCGGCACCTGGTGTCCCTGACGGAGCGCGGGCCCCCTCACAGCGACAGCTGCCCCGGCCTCACCCTGCACCGTCTGCGCATCCCCGACTTCTGCCCGCCGGCCCCCGACCAGATCGACCGCTTCGTGCAGATCGTGGACGAGGCTAACGCACGGGGAGAG GCTGTGGGAGTGCACTGTGCCCTGGGCTTTGGCCGCACTGGCACCATGCTGGCCTGTTACCTGGTAAAGGAGCAGGGCTTGGCTGCAGGAGATGCCATTGCTGAAATCCGACGACTACGACCCGGCTCCATCGAGACCTATGAGCAGGAGAAAGCAGTCTTCCAGTTCTATCAGCGAACGAAATAA